GAAGCCCTATGTGTGCACCGACTGTGGCAAGGCCTTCAAGCGCTCCTCGCACCTCGCCCGCCACCGGCACGTCCACTCCGACGCCGGCAAGCCCTTCCAGTGCACCGTCTGTCAGAAGGGGTTCCGAGAGCCGGGGGAGCTGCTCCAGCACCAGAGAGTGCACACCGGGGAGCGGCCGTACCAGTGCCAGGTGTGCCGAATGAGGTTCACCGAGAGAACCACTCTGAGACGACACTGCCAGAGGAAACACTCCGCAGAGGAGCAGGGGCACAAATACGAGCCCGAGGCAGGAACAGTGTCCGATTtgacagccatctgaaatgtctttataatacatattacaccctggtattgatgtgatacagccatctaaCATGTCTTCATAATATATAATAGACCTTTTAAcaatcaaaaaataaagaaaaaactaataaaaagaaagcacaaaCGATAATCTCAACCAACACATCAACAAGAGGTGAAACTGCCTGATACTGATTTGAGTATCACATttgattcctttatttatttaataaaacttgTATAGTTCATGAGTTTATATGTAttagacagggatggaaatacgactcctgttgcatagctgtttcacccattccaggttttagtatgtgcttgattagctacagtgtgtatagataacaagctcaggtgtgtgtgttattaaactcatagtaaaaccagaatggatcaaactgctctacAACAGAAGTTAAATCCATCTCTGTTGGAGCCCCATTCTCCCTAcagtgtgtatatctatctatctatctatctatctatctatctatctatctatctatctatctatctatctagatagatagatagatagatagatagatagattgatctatctatctatatacacgcTTGATAATGTCCCACACAACCCAAAGTTAGTCCAGCACTGTAGAAAAAAGGAACAGTCTTACCAAATGCAACACTGAAAGTGTGGAACCAGGGTAAAAGAAGAGTGCAGTCCAGCTCTTTCACTTGAACAGAAACCCCTTACAAAGCTGAAATAAGCCGGGTTCCTCTTCTCAAGCAGGGCACGCAGTCCTCCTCCAGTGCTGAATCCAAACAGTAGTGTAATGAACAGATTAAACCACTTCAGGCTGTGTAGTGAATACAGAAAAACATAATCCAAACAGCTCCCTCAAACTCACAAATAAGAGGTAAATCTAAAAAACAAtgagatgaaaaaaacaaaaggatagaaagaacccccccccccccccccccccaaactctCCTAATTGCCCCACCTTCTGAGTCTCTCCCACCTGTAGCACCTAACTCCTTAACTGTGGATTGGCCAACAGTGGTGCATTCAATAAGCAGAGCTCTCTCCCCTGGACCCCCGTATCGACGGACGCGGTCATGCAAAGCTGTGTGAGGAGCGAGCAGTTTCAAAATGCCAGGCAAGATATCACAAtgtgtttaattcattttttaaaatgtaattactagtCAGCACCGCCTAATCGGGACACTGATAATCTGAATGTCTGCTTAAAtgggagatggttcttcccaGTGCTGTTtctgtcatttaattgggacttcactttgtttaattgggatactgtattttaaaatgatgaacggagatcgcttttcaagGTCAGCGCAGTGCAGTAATTACGTGATTACTCTATGATTTGAGTAAACcaggttgaactcttgaaggagctggagtctctgtaatttctcaggctgctgtggaAGGAAATCAGGCGTGTCAACATCCCAGGTGTCTCGCCTtgttcatttagaaataaaaaaaacattgattaattttgtttaggattaaaaaaataaaaataaaaacttttaacaTTTATTcttaatgtgatgtgatttcattctttttctttagtAATAACAGTACTGTAAAAATACTTCTCTTATGCATGTTGTAAGTGATGAATGTAAGTGTGACTGAGGtccttgtttaattgggatatttTTACATCTCCCAAGGTGTCCTGATGAAGCGGTGCTGACTGtgctgctgtgtttttgtgaagTTACGACACTTTTCTTTTGATTTATCATCTCGAGGCCTGATTTGTCAAGTtataaacatgtttctttcaaaaaatatatcataatctgtttaaaaacaaaaacaaaatgacaacaaaaataatactTCCCAGACATGTGTTGGTCAAACAAGTccttatttggaaaaaaaaaaatttgcaggtCAGCCATTTTGAACTTCCAGCAAGGCAGCTCAGAGCTTGGCTCTCACCCTGGGCTCTCTGCTTATTGAACACACTCcagtaatagttttttttcccccccagggCCAACCAGTATCTTaatctgcattattaaaaatatatttaaattaaaatgagacAATTATCTTATTTTACTGTGTATTCTAAAATAATTTcctgaacaagaggaggccattcagcccatcagtgcttaTCCTGCTCagagtagctgattgatctcaaaactttgtcgggtcttaaaggatcccagtgattcagcctccACAACGTGTTTCGGTAAACCTGGTGCCTCATTTCTGCTGTGAGCCGCGGCTCGCCCTACGTCCAGAAAAACGCACCAGTGTTTTTTCCAAACGTGGCCAACATCAGAAGTTCTTGTCCTGTGTCAAAAGGTCACTGGGGATTGTGGGATAGTATTGTGCTGTGTATCAAAGACACCTGTAACAGTACTACGCTCAGGGAAAAAAAACTGCCCGAGCAACGGATGCTGCAATTGAAAGAACGTGTGGAATTCCTCACAGCACCCATTAACTGTTTGTGGATTTCAGAGCCAGCCCgattgttaaaataatttttgtttcTTCGTTCTCCCAAGTGCCGCCACAAACTCAAACTTTGACAGCCGTAGTGAAAAAAGCTTGAAATGTGTCGCTCTGTCCCCGTCGGCTTCTTATCCAGCACACACCTCCCTGCTCTGTGATGATGTAGTTCCTTTGTGAACAGGTCTGGCCACATCGGGTAGGATACAGCAAACCACGGTCGACCAGGGCTCATgtggccagcagtggaaacaccctttTCTAGGGCCTGGGCAGGCTGGACTGGCAGTGGAAACGGGGTGTTGGTAACCCCTCccattcactcaccactctgtgtgaagaagcgtttCTTCCCCCCTGTGGCCTGCGTTTTctctggttctggtttctgtgctgcacctGGGTTAGGGTAAGcagaacagccttcctcatttcattcagtcatgtgacagtgtgagcattcaactctgccagccccgccTACTCTACATTAATACAGACAGAGAGTAGGCGGGGCTGGCAGAGTTCAAAAGTCAGTCTTTCACATGATTTGAACGGAATGATGAAAGCTGTTCAGTGCCTGGCCGTTGATTACCAATACATATAATAACTGCtcgtaattttaaaaaaaaatcatatttactgtataaagaATCTTAAACTGGCATTTTTTTCACTCGTGGAATGGTCAATCAACTTCTGAATCATTAACCAGTGAACTGAgtaagagtggatggaatgcatgtgTGTTGCATGAAAAGCAGAtcaaataagtcccggtactgagtaccggcagaatttcacccctggatgAAAGGATTGTATCTGACACAACAATACCTGAAATCTGGCCTGTCCTGCACTTACATTATATTTGCTACTTAGGTCACAAATGTGCATTTTTCAAAGAAGcgttatagtaaacatgtattttaatttttaaacatgatatctgctACTACTCTGGGTGACAGAATTCTGCTTGCCCAAGCCATGCTGTCAGATAGTGCGGCACTGTCCTGGAAATACGGAGAGTGAAGCTGTTGTGTCCTCCCTCTCCCTTCAAcagcttcccctgttgactgacaatAACTTCATTACTCCCTCCCCATAACACCCGTCCACCGTGCCGGAATTGCTACTGGTTCGAGAAGCATGGCATGAGTTTACAAAGTGACACTAGCTGGCTCTTACTCCTATAAAGACACTGCGGCTGATCCAGCCTGTGTTACACGTCTActgcagacaactagaactgaagagcagagcATTGGCTCCTGTGCAacgttagggaggcaaaatctaCTGAGTCACCTCACTGTGCTACAGctgcccctactggccaggcaagCAAAAACAACTGCAAGACtcgcctttgtcctccagggggcggtagctcacaTCGCTGTGGCTTGAGGATCGGAGGATGTTCACTGaccttctcctgagctgttgtgtaAAAAAGAAAACGTTGAATAATTTCTGGACAGCATTGCCTGCGTCGGCTTGACCTCAAGGATCTGCAGCAAAAAACTTCGAGCTGAACTTTgtgaggtgtgttttttttttaaaagcttgtatACTAACAGCTATGTTAGTAATGGAGACTTCtccatgtgtgtgtttaatctgcTGATTAAATAGTTTTATTGCTAAAAATGACCTtgttttgagtttttattttctCACCAGTTTAGATATATTTTccttttatgtatttgtttcagAAACTTTCATTTTCCTCCACTTTGTACGATACGAGACggggaaagtgtgtgtgtgtgtgtggggggggaatCGACTGCACAGATTCACGTCTGTTAATTTAGTGAGACCGACAGCAGTCTTGTACCAGAAGAgagggaaagggggggggggggtcgactagacaaaatattaaaatcaaaacaaGGTTTTCCCAGAACAACAACAAATGTTTATTATCAATTTCTCAGTACGaatatcaacattttgtttttttttataaacatactTTTCATAACTATTGATTACAGCTTTAATTACTGAAGTAATTCAATcagttcaaaatgtaaaaaaaacaaaacaaattagaaGACACTTTTTTTTGCATCAGTATCATTCTTATAGATCACTTTCTGCACTTCCTCTCAAAACTTTATTAAAAACTGATCGTAACTTACAAACACATTCCCTGAGTCTGACCTGTCCTGCACTCCCATCCGCTACACACGCCTCAAATAGGCAGCTTAGAAAGATGTTGaagcaaacatggattttcattgTATCTGCTGCTACACCAgggtaaagaaatctctgtttgcacaagccatgctttcagatcgtgctgcacttccttggtcacctggagggtgaaactgCACCCCGTCCACGGCTTctttcattaaccaatcagctgttgCTTCCCCTGCTGACTGACACGCTTTCAGACAGAGTGTAACACATTTCCTGTGAGTAAGGCATGGAAAGTGGGAACTTTCTTTAACTCAGTGTAGGAGCAGATATCAcatgaaaatccatgtttgctctaccatctttcaaacctgcacatcTGAGGAGTGTGCCGTGCATGGAAGTGCAGGACAGGTCAGATTCAGGGAAtgattttgtcagctacaattacATTAAACTACATTTGAAACAGCGACTTGGTACAGCAGTGAAACCTCAGTCATCTTAAGCAACGGACTGTTCTTGtagtttagattcactttgtataatttcctgtggcctcaacagagctctcagaatcaatATCAGGTATACCAGACTGGGAATTCAAATCTAACAAATTTGAAACTGCCCGTCGTTGAACTTatgacgtttcttttagtatttctaaattcagcacagttttgtttaatatttatgtaagATACCCCCCAAAGTTTAAGCATTATTACCCTGCAAACACCCTGCCCCcctagtgaataaaaaaaaaaacacagcagtaagtaagatacatatatatagatagatagatagatatagtagTCTTTGCATATAgtaacacctcctaagagaacacttatggaattttcccattgtaaaagctCCGCCTAATGGAACCGGAACTCCTCTTAAAAGAAACCCTTTCTCTAGCTAGCGATTCACTGCCGACCGATACAGGAGTGTTTTGTAACCTGGTAACTCCTCATCATCAAAATCAAATTCGAATGgcttattcaatcttttcaaaactgacttgtcatcgcgagagtaatCTAGAGAGCAATTTTTACTATATGTAGGGGTTTTGTTAATTGAGTTtttcagttagtttattattagaGTTTCTCAATATaagcttgcctattgcttttctcttattctgttaATGCACGTGCTTCACGACATacgtaataaatacatttgcatttgaTTCACATAGTGATTGGCCTTGGCAGATTGTGTCTGTAGTCTTTCTTTGTCACTGtcaacactttgcttgcttcccgaagGGTtgtctcttagccagagactgctgtgtgtgtatactgtgtgtatatgtcTTACTGATGTATTTGCAGGGAGGGGGCAGGTTAATCATGGCTCCACTCTGCTGTACCCGATGTAGTTCAGACATGATTCGGAGAGCTCCGTTGAGGGAATTGCAATCAGTAGGAAGGACAGTTCTGTTGGTTCGGCTGCTCTTGAGTTTCATCAGCAATGGCAAAGGGAACAGGGTGtgaagagagagagcgagggggaAGAGGGTCGGAGAGGCAATATTAACGAGGGAGCGGATCAACAgagacaccttccaacaccttgtggagtcgaGGCCACGTCAAGGCTGAGATCAAACGGTGACCCGATAGCAGGGAcgggtcctaataaagtgaccaagaAGTGCTAAGGCCACAATTAGCTTTTTGCTGCTGTTAGTGTTTTAACGATAGAAGGGTGTCCGGATACATCCCCCTTCTATTACAATTTAatgcgttttaaaaaaaaaaaaatactttgaaccTGAAGCACCTCACAGACCAACACAAAGAAAAGTTTACAATATTGTTCAGTGACAGCTTACTATTACTTTCGGCAGTAGTATAGGTTGAGAAATAACATCAAGCTCTGCTAGAGCTCGCTTCGTTTAATAAATCCCTCCCCTTTCAGAGTGTTTGACGGGTTCTTCAGCGGAACATCTTGTTCCATGCACAACAGGTTTCACCGCTTTCAGTTTAGGAGGTGTTTCTTACCAGCTGAGCTGCGATTGGGTGGGGCGGAGCTATCCAGAGTCACCAACAGGAAAGCGTCAGGTTTGATTGACGCCCGTTGCATTCGATTTTCCTCAGCTTGGATACCTCAGCCCCGGCTGCTGGTCCGAAGCACAATAAACTGAGAACGACGGCATTGAGCAGAAAGCCCCTGCAACCCGATGCACAGTAACAGGATTCAGGACGAGTCGATAAAGAACCTGGCTCTAAAAGAAATATTACTTTGAAACATCAGAGTGATTTATTAGGGTCTCTGGTGAAAAAAATAAACGTTGAAAATTGAGCCTAGATATACAGGTTCAAAGCTTTAGACATTTTTAGTGTTTCAGAAATAACTGGTGTAGATTTTTGATATATTTGTCTTAATACTTTTTAGCTTTAAGGACTGTATATAACTTAAAATGCCATTTTGAattagtatttatatatttgaaCTGGTCCCTAGATTTGaatatatgggtttttttcaccTCGTCCACGATGTGATCGTTTCCGAGATCGATTGCGCCTCATATGGATTTACAATAAATGTAGTgacttaatttaaaaatgtaaaaatatattgagatattttcttaaaatatatttcacagcAAAACTtaacttaatttattttcttaaatatatttttaaataaaaaaatatatatgttgtttGAAGCCCCCTCGCTTTCCTGAATATATTTAGCGCATTCTCTGAACCATGTATTTCAATTGTAGAAATAAACTGAAGCATGGCGTTTGAAGCTCCTTTCCTTCTCTCCAATCTGCATTAACCTCCCTCTCTGTTTCTCGCGCTTCAAACGCTATGAAAATCACTAGGAAGCTCTCTTACTACCCACACCCTCCCTCACTCCTCTCCCTCTAGTGTTTGAATCTGTAGATCTCTCTATTTTCTTTCGCCTCCTCTCTCTAGTGTCTGGCGCAGTAGAAGATGGGCAGCAGCAGGTTGTccaggttgtgtgtgtttttatctctctctctctctctctctctctctagcgtTTGAACCCGTAGGAgatgggcagcagcagcagcagcaggttgttctccccctctcccctcctctcgtGTTTGAAACGGTATGAGAAGAGCAGGTtgtttcctctctctccctcaccctctctctaGCGTTTGAACCGGTAGGAGATGGGCAGCAGCAGGTTGTTCTTCTTGAAGGCCTGCACTTTGAGCGCGGTCTCCTCGTCGAGCGAGGTGTAGCAGCGGCGCGCGTAGTCCAGCAGCCGCTCCTTGGCCGGGTCGAACTCTCCCACCTCTGCGATCTTCTCGGGCGCCACGAGCAGCAGCTCGGCGATGGGCGTGGTCGAGGCCACGGTGTTCCGGTCCACGCCGTGGTGTTGGAACGCCTTCGTCATGTTCTTCAGCTTCTGATAGGTCAGGAGGATCTTCCTGTAGCGGAACAGCACGCCCGCTGGGTCTTTGACTgaggagagaggggttagagtCATACTGCAGTCAACTCTTATCTTACTGTAGAATGAATAGGCTTTAACTCAGAGGAGAGAGTTACTCAAGACCAGTGTCTCTGTTAAACATGGATTAGAAGATCTTGCTGTAGAGGAATGTTTTTTAACTGAGAGCGGAGTGGACAGTCGAAACATAATATCCAGTCTGGTTTCTAGTAGTAAAACAAGTTGGGTTTTAAAGGATACCAGTGATTCTGCCttaacaacatggctaggtaaccctttgtaacccattccatcccctcaccactctgtgaagaagtatctccttccctctgtctcctcAGTTCATTgcctcaattaatcaattaatggaTTACTGCAGCTGTTATTTTGCCTCAATTAAGTATTAACCATTGATCTCTCTGGCACTCCCTTTGAGTATCACAAAACCCTGACCCTCTCCCCTCCGATTCACCACTcacctctctgcctctctctggaGATTCTGATGACACGCCTCCTCTTGACAGCATGGTGACCGTTAGCTGAGGCCATGCCCCTCTTGGAGGCCCCACTCCCTCGGTCCGACATGGCCTCCTCTCCCGACATCACTTCCTCTTCCTCCCACAGCCCCTCATCTTCCTCTCCCAGTAGATCTTCATCTCCATTCACCCCAAACCCCAGTCCTCCCATTCCATCACCCTTCAGAGCTGCGTGAGACAGAACAAGATTGTATTAGAAATCAACAGGGAGACCCAACTACAATAACTTAAAtactaaaaaactaaaattcaatgaagTAGGGTGGGTTCACAGAGCGTGATCAGGTTCATCCCCTATGAATGACAATGTGTGTgtatcattatatatatgtatatataatatatatatgcgctttacttgctcttatctgccccctattttactgcatttaatcctgtagagtactgtaatctgccaagtgttatttaatctgtagtattttgtatttaattacatcctgatgtaactatcactgacactgttatctgctccgttattgaatcgtattttgtcatatacttgtacttgctagaaccaaagtcattgtattttatcttgctcttaattgtattattacttgtactgtgattcttgaaatgtatttttgtttacgacagtaagtcgccctggataagggcgtctgctaagaaataaataataataataataataataataataataataataataataataataatatatatatatatatatatatatatatatatatatatatatatatatacagtgccttgcgaaagtattcggcccccttgaactttgcgaccttttgccacatttcaggcttcaaacataaagatatgaaactgtaattttttgtgaagaatcaagaacaagtgggacacaatcatgaagtggaacgaaatttactggatatttcaaacttttttaacaaataaaaaactgaaaaattgggcgtgcaaaattattcagcccctttactttcagtgcagcaaactctctccagaagttcagtgaggatctctgaatgatccaatgttgacctaaatgactaatgatgataaatagaatccacctgtgtgtaatcaagtctctgtataaatgcacctgcactgtgatagtctcagaggtctgtttaaagcgcagagagcatcatgaagaacaaggaacacaccaggcaggtccgagatactgttgtggagaagtttaaagccggatttggatacaaaaagatttcccaagctttaaacatcccaaggagcactgtgcaagctgtgataatattgaaatggaaggagtatcagaccactgcaaatctaccaagacctggccgtccctctaaactttcagctcatacaaggagaagactgatcagagatgcagccaagaggcccatgatcactctggatgaactgcagagatctacagctgaggtgggagactctgtccataggacaacaatcagtcgtatactgcacaaatctggcctttatggaagagtggcaagaagaaagccatttcttaaagatatccataaaaagtgtcgtttacagtttgccacaagccacctgggagacacaccaaacatgtggaagaaggtgctctggtcagatgaaaccaaaatcgaactttttggcaacaatgcaaaacgttatgtttggcgtaaaagcaacacagctcatcaccctgaacacaccatccccactgtcaaacatggtggtggcagcatcatggtttgggcctgcttttcttcagcagggacagggaagatggttaaaattgatgggaagatggagccaaatacaggacc
The Acipenser ruthenus chromosome 59, fAciRut3.2 maternal haplotype, whole genome shotgun sequence DNA segment above includes these coding regions:
- the LOC117966814 gene encoding coiled-coil domain-containing protein 106-like isoform X5 — translated: MNEERNSAPKPTEISEPTPSSYMVVTNLRTQLQISLEKNSWLQKRIEDLEEERDFLRCQLDRFIAFTKGDQEGDSRSYSWERRRDNDPSSSSRRSGSSTFSRRSSQPAAPSQPPQPPPPPRHHPSSQHGSRTQSSQQHHGASNTSNSATSTTASYQQQSTAGNQLNQLPGLQALKGDGMGGLGFGVNGDEDLLGEEDEGLWEEEEVMSGEEAMSDRGSGASKRGMASANGHHAVKRRRVIRISRERQRVKDPAGVLFRYRKILLTYQKLKNMTKAFQHHGVDRNTVASTTPIAELLLVAPEKIAEVGEFDPAKERLLDYARRCYTSLDEETALKVQAFKKNNLLLPISYRFKR
- the LOC117966814 gene encoding coiled-coil domain-containing protein 106-like isoform X4; its protein translation is MNEERNSAPKPTAEISEPTPSSYMVVTNLRTQLQISLEKNSWLQKRIEDLEEERDFLRCQLDRFIAFTKGDQEGDSRSYSWERRRDNDPSSSSRRSGSSTFSRRSSQPAAPSQPPQPPPPPRHHPSSQHGSRTQSSQQHHGASNTSNSATSTTASYQQQSTAGNQLNQLPGLQALKGDGMGGLGFGVNGDEDLLGEEDEGLWEEEEVMSGEEAMSDRGSGASKRGMASANGHHAVKRRRVIRISRERQRVKDPAGVLFRYRKILLTYQKLKNMTKAFQHHGVDRNTVASTTPIAELLLVAPEKIAEVGEFDPAKERLLDYARRCYTSLDEETALKVQAFKKNNLLLPISYRFKR